The following proteins come from a genomic window of Rhodohalobacter sp. 614A:
- a CDS encoding S9 family peptidase produces MISRPVNFIKKFLNLFLLIQIFCIPVWAQGQLTFEDVMKFEDIKTPKISANGQWVTFGVWPEVGDGEVRIKEVDGDRSYTIERGENPQITKNGEWVGAIIKPPAIAAENDEKDTLKTGLTLLKTSDGEKVHFDEVKRFSFSNDGKWVLIYHHQPKEISEKDFKNPHLGEPIRVYSLQNGDQQLVPFVHEASIDSTSQYLAFSTIDTTGTGNTISAIRFDEGLGNRKEIESEENGFYSNLTWDSKRARIAFTSSILDTTKDYFASDVSIIYWNAEEDETTVLVQPEDINEMFRLRTDNELMWTYDGTRLFYGVQLSEMVALDEKESKKDSVTSENLYDFDRILDGVEGDVWHWDDPRIKTNEKEEFEDEKEHLYTAVYHINEGKSVQLATPEVPDVNAEHHSEKLLGSSSKPYLKLITWDGWYEDVYLIDQNTGEQEKILEKQQFSTELSPSGKYVAWFDGADWLLRSVESGEIKNLTSDIETPFADEENDRPQASDSYNIAGWTDDDGSVLIYDKYDIWQFDSETGESMKITNGREERRIFRIYDLNEEKETFSPRERLLLTMYHDQEKNYGFYHARIGREGADRVLEEDKRFNIVEHAENDDAILYTRESFTEYPNLWVASDMRFRNPGKISHLHEDLTEKYAWGHAELVDWINLDGESVQGVLYYPGNYEPGKRYPVFIYYYERFSQRLYEFNTPYTNHRPNIAQYTSDGYAFFLPDVWFDVPVPGYSATKNIVPGVQKLVEMGVADPDAIGLHGHSWSGYMTAHVITQTDIFAAAVAGAPVANMTSAYGGIRWGTGLARQFQYEKTQSRLGVSLWEDRSPYIENSPLFFADRINTPLLIQHGDADDAVPWYQSIELYLAMRRLGKEAVFLQYHNEPHHLRKLANRLDYAIKMKEYMGHYLKGEPAPKWITDGVKYMGE; encoded by the coding sequence ATGATATCCCGTCCGGTCAATTTCATCAAAAAATTTTTAAACCTGTTTCTTTTAATTCAGATTTTCTGTATTCCTGTTTGGGCACAAGGCCAACTGACGTTTGAGGATGTTATGAAGTTTGAAGACATCAAAACTCCCAAAATTTCTGCGAATGGTCAGTGGGTTACGTTCGGCGTTTGGCCGGAAGTGGGCGATGGCGAAGTGCGAATCAAAGAGGTGGATGGAGACCGAAGTTACACCATTGAAAGAGGCGAAAATCCTCAAATCACAAAGAACGGCGAATGGGTTGGTGCCATCATCAAGCCACCTGCAATTGCTGCTGAAAATGATGAAAAGGATACATTGAAAACCGGTTTAACTCTTCTGAAAACATCTGATGGAGAAAAAGTACATTTTGATGAAGTGAAGAGATTTTCTTTTTCAAATGATGGGAAATGGGTGTTGATCTATCATCATCAGCCGAAAGAAATTTCAGAGAAAGATTTTAAGAATCCACATCTTGGTGAACCGATTCGCGTGTACAGCCTTCAGAATGGTGATCAACAACTAGTGCCGTTTGTTCACGAGGCATCAATCGACAGTACTTCTCAATACCTGGCATTTTCAACCATCGATACAACGGGAACGGGAAATACTATTTCAGCGATTCGTTTTGATGAGGGATTAGGTAATAGGAAAGAGATTGAGTCAGAAGAAAATGGATTTTATTCCAATCTGACCTGGGATTCAAAGCGAGCGAGAATTGCTTTTACTTCTTCAATTCTGGATACCACGAAAGACTATTTTGCATCAGATGTCTCCATCATTTATTGGAATGCCGAAGAAGATGAAACCACGGTTTTGGTACAGCCAGAAGATATCAATGAAATGTTCAGGCTGCGGACAGACAATGAACTGATGTGGACCTACGACGGAACCCGATTGTTTTACGGCGTTCAGCTCTCTGAGATGGTGGCTTTGGATGAAAAGGAATCAAAAAAAGATTCTGTGACTTCAGAAAACCTCTATGATTTTGACAGGATATTGGACGGAGTGGAAGGTGATGTGTGGCATTGGGATGATCCGCGAATCAAGACAAATGAAAAGGAAGAATTTGAAGATGAAAAAGAACATCTTTATACCGCGGTCTATCACATAAATGAAGGAAAATCCGTTCAACTGGCTACACCTGAAGTTCCCGATGTTAATGCCGAACATCATTCCGAAAAACTGTTAGGTTCTTCCTCCAAACCCTATCTGAAATTAATTACCTGGGATGGTTGGTATGAGGATGTGTATCTCATAGATCAGAATACAGGAGAGCAAGAGAAGATTCTTGAAAAGCAACAATTCAGCACGGAGTTATCACCCAGCGGAAAATATGTGGCTTGGTTTGACGGGGCAGATTGGCTGCTTCGTTCGGTTGAGTCTGGTGAGATTAAAAACCTGACTTCGGATATTGAAACGCCGTTTGCTGATGAAGAGAACGATCGTCCACAGGCATCTGATTCGTACAATATTGCCGGCTGGACCGATGACGATGGGTCCGTTTTGATTTATGATAAATATGATATTTGGCAGTTTGATTCGGAAACGGGCGAATCAATGAAAATCACCAATGGTCGCGAAGAAAGGCGAATTTTCCGGATTTATGACCTGAATGAAGAGAAAGAGACATTCTCTCCACGGGAAAGATTATTACTCACGATGTATCACGATCAGGAGAAGAATTACGGTTTCTATCATGCAAGAATTGGCCGAGAAGGTGCTGACCGAGTCCTTGAGGAAGACAAGAGATTTAACATTGTTGAGCACGCCGAAAATGACGACGCGATTCTTTATACCCGTGAATCGTTTACAGAATATCCTAATTTATGGGTGGCATCGGATATGCGTTTCCGAAATCCCGGAAAGATCTCGCACCTTCATGAAGATCTGACAGAAAAATATGCATGGGGACACGCAGAGCTGGTGGATTGGATTAACCTCGACGGAGAGAGCGTTCAGGGTGTACTTTACTATCCCGGAAATTATGAGCCTGGCAAACGCTATCCGGTCTTTATTTACTATTATGAGAGGTTTTCGCAAAGGCTTTATGAATTCAATACTCCGTACACAAATCACCGGCCAAATATTGCTCAATACACCAGCGATGGCTATGCGTTTTTCCTCCCGGATGTTTGGTTTGATGTTCCTGTTCCGGGTTATTCAGCAACAAAAAATATCGTGCCCGGTGTCCAAAAATTGGTAGAAATGGGGGTAGCTGATCCCGATGCGATTGGCTTGCATGGGCATTCGTGGAGCGGTTATATGACGGCTCACGTCATCACTCAAACCGATATTTTTGCTGCCGCAGTTGCGGGCGCACCCGTTGCGAATATGACCAGTGCGTATGGCGGAATCCGATGGGGAACGGGCCTGGCACGGCAGTTCCAGTACGAGAAAACCCAGAGCCGGCTTGGGGTAAGTTTATGGGAAGATCGTTCGCCATACATCGAAAATTCTCCCCTCTTTTTTGCAGACAGAATCAATACTCCGCTACTCATTCAGCATGGAGATGCCGATGATGCTGTGCCGTGGTATCAATCTATTGAGCTTTACCTGGCAATGAGAAGATTGGGCAAAGAAGCTGTTTTTTTGCAATATCATAATGAGCCTCATCACCTTCGAAAACTGGCCAACCGGTTGGATTATGCCATCAAGATGAAGGAGTATATGGGTCACTATCTGAAGGGAGAGCCGGCTCCGAAGTGGATCACGGATGGAGTAAAGTATATGGGTGAGTAG
- a CDS encoding 2-hydroxyacid dehydrogenase: MSILLVAKNRNLAPFKEALLNADKNLDVEIWPNVEKPERVQLAVAWNQPKNVFDSYPNLKVISSLGAGADHLIEDSTIPDHIIFTKIYDPSMVTQMNDYVYASVLSILMKLENYRNSEHWDPAPKYSREDLTIGIMGLGNIGKETATYLSNQGFKVFGLSNSKKEIPEIETYTYNDLDPFLKQVNILVNLLPLTKETEGILDLALFKKLKNPSFIINVARGNHLIDEDLIYALDTNIIESAYLDVFNEEPLPSSHPFWSRDTLFITPHIAAISDPDNVASALIDNYKRLLSGMELQNVVDRSKGY, translated from the coding sequence ATGTCGATACTTCTTGTAGCAAAGAACCGAAACCTGGCTCCCTTTAAGGAAGCGTTATTGAATGCTGACAAAAACCTGGACGTTGAGATCTGGCCCAATGTGGAAAAACCGGAACGGGTTCAGCTTGCCGTGGCGTGGAATCAGCCCAAAAACGTTTTCGATTCCTATCCAAATCTGAAAGTGATTTCATCCCTTGGCGCCGGAGCGGATCACCTGATCGAAGATTCTACCATTCCCGATCATATCATATTCACAAAAATCTATGATCCGTCAATGGTGACGCAGATGAATGATTATGTCTACGCTTCGGTGCTCTCCATTCTTATGAAACTGGAAAACTACAGAAATTCTGAACATTGGGATCCAGCACCTAAATATTCAAGAGAAGATTTGACGATTGGAATTATGGGCTTGGGCAATATCGGAAAAGAGACAGCTACGTATCTTTCTAACCAAGGTTTTAAAGTGTTTGGGCTTTCAAATTCCAAAAAAGAAATCCCGGAAATAGAAACGTACACGTATAATGATTTAGACCCATTTTTAAAGCAGGTGAATATCCTCGTAAACCTGCTTCCACTTACAAAGGAAACGGAAGGTATTCTTGACCTGGCTCTTTTCAAAAAACTGAAGAACCCTTCTTTCATCATAAATGTAGCGAGAGGAAACCACCTGATTGATGAAGATCTGATTTATGCCCTGGATACGAATATAATTGAATCGGCGTACCTCGATGTTTTTAATGAAGAGCCGCTGCCGTCATCGCATCCTTTCTGGAGCAGAGATACTCTTTTTATCACGCCTCACATCGCTGCCATCAGCGATCCGGACAACGTGGCATCTGCACTCATTGACAACTATAAACGATTGCTTTCAGGGATGGAATTGCAAAACGTGGTGGACAGATCAAAAGGATATTAG
- the rlmN gene encoding 23S rRNA (adenine(2503)-C(2))-methyltransferase RlmN, which yields MKNEEKTATEKIDLKSLTKAELSDYLKGLGLQSYRSDQVFQWLYQKGANSFVEMTNLSKDLRASLEELAEVKRIGIYNQQESKDGTIKFLFQLDDPKKYKVEAVLIPDFYADGSINRITVCVSSQVGCMFGCSFCATGKMGYFRNLTHGEIVDQVQIINSIAEEKFGKKITNIVYMGMGEPLHNYKAVVESAKIIADPLGLEMSPRRITISTVGLSKQIKQLADENLGVNLAISLHAADDEKRDKIMPINESLNLEKLNEAVTYYFMQTQQPVTYEYLLFDQFNDSVEDARNLIKVARWVPSKVNIIMYNNVAGVELKRVREDRLNRFMKTLINKDVTATVRRSRGDDIDAGCGQLAVKEGQERGKSMAKNFKSE from the coding sequence ATGAAAAATGAAGAGAAAACCGCGACGGAAAAAATCGATTTAAAAAGCCTGACAAAGGCAGAACTATCTGATTATCTGAAGGGTTTGGGACTACAAAGTTACCGGTCGGATCAGGTTTTTCAATGGCTTTATCAAAAAGGGGCGAATTCATTCGTGGAGATGACCAACCTCTCCAAGGATTTGAGAGCATCGCTTGAAGAATTGGCTGAAGTCAAACGAATCGGGATTTACAATCAACAAGAGTCGAAGGATGGAACCATTAAATTCCTGTTTCAACTGGATGATCCTAAAAAGTATAAAGTAGAGGCGGTTCTTATTCCTGATTTTTATGCGGATGGTTCAATCAACAGAATCACGGTTTGTGTCTCTTCGCAAGTAGGCTGTATGTTTGGTTGTTCGTTTTGTGCAACCGGGAAAATGGGCTATTTCCGTAATCTCACTCATGGAGAAATTGTAGACCAGGTTCAGATCATCAACTCTATAGCTGAGGAGAAATTCGGCAAGAAAATCACCAATATTGTGTATATGGGGATGGGCGAACCGCTGCACAATTACAAAGCAGTGGTTGAATCCGCAAAGATTATTGCTGATCCGCTGGGCCTGGAAATGTCACCGCGCCGGATTACCATTTCAACTGTCGGGTTGTCGAAACAAATCAAGCAGTTGGCGGATGAAAATCTTGGAGTCAATCTTGCCATTTCCCTGCACGCCGCCGATGATGAGAAGCGTGACAAAATCATGCCGATCAATGAATCACTCAATCTTGAGAAGCTGAATGAGGCGGTTACATATTATTTTATGCAAACCCAGCAACCGGTTACCTACGAGTATCTTCTTTTTGATCAGTTTAATGATTCCGTTGAAGACGCACGCAACCTGATAAAAGTAGCGCGATGGGTGCCTTCTAAAGTGAATATCATCATGTACAACAATGTAGCCGGTGTGGAGCTGAAACGCGTTCGCGAAGACCGCTTAAACCGTTTCATGAAAACGTTGATTAACAAAGATGTTACGGCAACCGTCCGGCGAAGCCGCGGTGATGATATTGATGCAGGTTGTGGTCAGCTTGCCGTAAAAGAGGGTCAGGAGAGAGGAAAGAGCATGGCAAAAAATTTCAAGTCAGAATAA
- a CDS encoding peroxiredoxin-like family protein, whose protein sequence is MKIVRYSLFLTIFTIGCNSHRIPENASQVAPLEVGQTVPDVILTNSFGHETDLHEIVSERPTLLIFYRGGWCPYCNAHLSQLAKIEAQLYDMGVQIVGISPDRPEYLKESTMEHELSYQLLSDREMNAAKEFGVAFRVDSTTINRYKNGGLDLAERAGEDHYLLPVPAAFLVDTTGTIHYRYFNTDCTVRVGNDELLTASKELMN, encoded by the coding sequence ATGAAAATAGTTCGATACTCTCTTTTTCTTACCATTTTTACTATTGGCTGCAATTCACACCGGATACCTGAAAATGCCAGTCAGGTAGCTCCATTAGAAGTAGGACAAACTGTTCCCGATGTTATACTCACCAATAGTTTTGGGCATGAAACCGATTTACATGAAATTGTTAGCGAAAGACCCACTTTATTAATTTTTTATCGAGGCGGATGGTGCCCTTACTGTAACGCTCATCTCAGTCAGCTGGCTAAAATAGAAGCTCAACTCTATGATATGGGTGTCCAAATTGTTGGCATAAGCCCGGATCGGCCGGAATACCTGAAAGAATCAACTATGGAACATGAATTGAGTTACCAGTTGCTTTCAGACAGAGAGATGAATGCGGCAAAAGAGTTTGGCGTGGCCTTCAGGGTAGATTCAACAACGATCAATCGTTACAAAAATGGTGGACTCGATTTGGCCGAACGAGCCGGTGAAGATCATTATCTGCTTCCAGTTCCCGCCGCTTTTCTGGTTGATACAACCGGCACAATCCATTATCGATATTTCAATACCGATTGCACCGTGCGTGTAGGAAATGACGAGCTATTGACAGCTTCAAAAGAACTGATGAACTAA
- a CDS encoding potassium channel family protein translates to MKFLGSQLSYFFANRRTKTNVRKLLKFLALLVAMYIGYSILFHYIAVYEGVDEQYSWITGFYWTLVTMSTLGFGDIVFSSDLGRLFSMIVLFSGVLFLLILLPFTFIEFFYAPWLKAQNQARAPKKADDDIKNHVIITHLDSITEALIKKLDAYKIDYAILEPDLQKALDLSDMDYKVVNLDPTDYETYKHLQIEKAAMVVATGSDTENTNITFTVEEYNPSIKIVATAASPDSVDVLQLAGANHVLQMGEILGRALARRTLGGDARVHVIGHIDRLVIGETTVQETPLVGKTIKESKVRETAGVSIVGIWERGKFKAPHPDTVIRDESVLVLAGTVDQLRTYDELLSIYNVSDKPVVIIGAGRVGRAAAKSLEERGIDYRIIDKNPSRIKDDERYILGDAADIEVLHRGGIREAHTTLITTHDDDVNIYLTIYCRQLAPDMHIISRTTYEKNINTMHRAGADFVMSYASMGAGSIFNILEGQEVMVLAEGLNVFNHRINKKLAGKTLNQTNIRLETGCTVIAVNCAEDTMEINPEPTRKLELGKEIVLIGSFESENIFNRRYEEDSKSSS, encoded by the coding sequence TTGAAATTTTTAGGCTCACAATTATCGTACTTTTTTGCGAACCGGCGAACCAAAACCAATGTTCGCAAGCTGCTTAAATTCCTGGCTTTACTGGTGGCCATGTATATTGGCTATTCTATCCTATTTCATTATATCGCGGTTTATGAAGGAGTGGATGAACAGTACTCCTGGATCACGGGTTTCTACTGGACACTCGTTACCATGTCTACCCTTGGATTTGGAGATATTGTTTTCAGTTCTGATTTGGGCCGGCTCTTTTCGATGATTGTTCTGTTTTCGGGGGTTCTATTTCTGTTGATTCTTCTGCCATTTACGTTTATCGAGTTTTTTTACGCACCCTGGCTGAAGGCGCAGAACCAGGCACGCGCTCCCAAAAAAGCAGATGACGATATTAAGAATCACGTTATCATCACGCATCTTGATTCGATCACCGAAGCCCTCATCAAAAAACTGGATGCCTACAAAATTGATTACGCCATTCTTGAACCCGATCTGCAAAAAGCGTTGGATCTGTCGGACATGGACTACAAAGTGGTGAATCTCGATCCCACCGATTATGAAACATACAAACATCTTCAGATCGAAAAAGCGGCCATGGTGGTAGCTACCGGCTCTGATACGGAAAACACCAACATTACATTTACCGTGGAGGAATATAATCCCAGTATAAAAATTGTTGCTACAGCAGCCTCGCCGGATTCTGTTGATGTACTCCAGCTTGCCGGAGCCAACCATGTGTTGCAAATGGGTGAAATTTTGGGCCGTGCGCTTGCCCGCCGCACATTGGGCGGAGACGCCAGGGTACATGTCATCGGCCACATCGACCGGCTGGTCATCGGCGAAACAACCGTTCAGGAAACACCCCTTGTTGGAAAAACCATCAAAGAAAGCAAAGTCCGCGAAACAGCCGGTGTGAGTATTGTTGGGATTTGGGAACGCGGAAAATTCAAAGCGCCCCATCCCGATACGGTGATTCGTGATGAAAGCGTACTTGTGCTGGCCGGAACGGTGGATCAACTCAGAACGTATGATGAGCTGCTGAGTATCTACAATGTATCTGACAAACCGGTGGTCATTATCGGGGCGGGACGTGTAGGCCGGGCCGCTGCCAAAAGCCTTGAGGAACGGGGGATTGACTATCGGATCATTGATAAAAATCCATCACGAATCAAAGATGATGAACGCTATATTTTGGGTGATGCCGCCGATATTGAGGTTCTGCATCGTGGCGGAATCAGGGAAGCACATACAACACTAATCACCACTCATGATGATGATGTAAACATCTATCTGACTATTTATTGCCGTCAGCTCGCGCCGGATATGCATATTATCAGCCGGACCACTTATGAAAAAAACATCAATACGATGCATCGCGCCGGGGCCGATTTTGTGATGTCATACGCATCGATGGGAGCCGGTTCCATCTTTAACATTCTGGAAGGCCAGGAAGTGATGGTTCTTGCCGAAGGATTGAATGTTTTCAACCACCGAATAAATAAGAAACTGGCGGGAAAAACATTGAATCAAACAAATATTCGGCTGGAAACCGGATGCACGGTTATCGCCGTAAACTGTGCTGAAGACACTATGGAAATCAATCCTGAACCAACCCGGAAGTTGGAGCTTGGAAAAGAAATTGTTCTGATTGGTTCGTTTGAGTCGGAAAATATTTTCAATCGAAGGTATGAAGAGGACAGCAAAAGTTCTTCTTGA
- a CDS encoding TrkH family potassium uptake protein: protein MFDQFSKDAVVRPRIDFRLVSGILGGLIFCLGVSMLLPCLIALIYHEASWSAFLITAGGTMAAGGLLFYRYKPEHELRMREAFLIVALIWFLGSLFSAFPFVLSGSLESYTDAVFEAMSGLTTTGATIFGGITASGIQNPDIESLDKSILFWRSLSHWLGGMGIIVLTLALLPLLGIGGMQLYQAEYSGSTADKITPRIQETALLLWTIYVGLTAGEFVLLWLHPSMDWFEAMNHAFATLATGGFSTKNASVAAFDSVYIDAVITLFMFLAGINFALHFRMFTGDPKPFFENREFRFYVLLTAIFTVGIVGGLVITQDYSIGEALQYGTFQVVSIVTTTGFGTDDYMLWLPFSSFLLFLLFFTGGCAGSTGGGIKMIRLMIIMKNISREFKQLIHPQAILPIRLGNKVVEQKILKTILGFFVMYFIVFAAGAIIMTTMGFDMMSSMGASIASLGNIGPGWGEFGPINNYAKIPIFGKWVLLILMMIGRLELFTVLVLFTPWFWKN, encoded by the coding sequence ATGTTTGATCAATTTTCAAAAGATGCAGTAGTCAGGCCACGTATCGATTTTCGCCTTGTCTCGGGAATTCTCGGCGGCCTTATTTTTTGTTTAGGCGTTTCCATGTTACTTCCTTGTCTTATTGCACTCATTTATCATGAGGCATCATGGAGCGCATTCCTGATAACTGCAGGCGGAACCATGGCCGCAGGCGGATTGCTTTTTTACAGGTATAAGCCGGAGCATGAGCTTCGTATGAGAGAAGCTTTTTTAATTGTAGCCCTCATCTGGTTTTTGGGTTCTCTGTTCAGTGCATTTCCGTTTGTGCTGTCCGGTTCACTGGAATCTTATACGGATGCCGTTTTTGAAGCTATGAGTGGCCTGACCACAACCGGGGCAACTATTTTCGGAGGAATTACAGCCAGCGGGATTCAAAATCCTGATATTGAATCTTTAGATAAGAGCATCCTTTTCTGGCGATCTCTCTCTCACTGGCTTGGCGGAATGGGAATCATTGTTTTGACCCTTGCGCTGTTACCTCTTTTGGGGATTGGCGGAATGCAGCTTTACCAAGCCGAATATTCAGGCAGTACGGCCGATAAAATTACACCCCGAATCCAGGAGACAGCTCTTTTACTCTGGACGATTTATGTTGGTTTAACGGCAGGAGAGTTTGTGTTACTGTGGCTGCATCCATCAATGGATTGGTTTGAGGCAATGAACCATGCATTTGCAACACTGGCAACAGGCGGATTTTCCACGAAGAACGCTTCTGTTGCCGCTTTCGATTCGGTCTATATTGATGCGGTAATTACGCTTTTTATGTTTCTGGCAGGCATTAACTTCGCTTTGCATTTCCGAATGTTTACCGGTGATCCCAAACCCTTTTTTGAAAATCGGGAATTTCGCTTCTACGTACTGTTGACGGCAATTTTTACGGTAGGCATTGTTGGCGGTCTTGTCATTACACAGGATTATTCCATTGGTGAAGCATTGCAGTACGGCACATTTCAGGTGGTATCCATCGTAACAACAACCGGGTTTGGAACGGATGATTATATGCTTTGGCTTCCCTTCAGCTCATTCCTGCTATTTTTACTTTTCTTTACCGGCGGATGTGCGGGATCAACCGGCGGGGGAATAAAAATGATTCGGTTGATGATCATTATGAAAAATATCAGCCGGGAATTTAAACAACTTATACATCCACAGGCAATTCTGCCCATTCGGTTGGGAAACAAAGTGGTTGAGCAGAAGATATTAAAAACTATTCTTGGTTTCTTTGTGATGTACTTCATCGTGTTTGCTGCCGGCGCAATTATCATGACCACCATGGGATTTGATATGATGTCGTCTATGGGAGCCAGTATTGCCAGTCTTGGGAATATCGGACCGGGTTGGGGAGAATTTGGCCCGATTAACAATTACGCTAAAATTCCAATTTTTGGTAAATGGGTTCTTCTCATTCTGATGATGATCGGCCGGTTGGAACTGTTTACAGTTTTGGTACTCTTTACGCCGTGGTTCTGGAAGAATTAG